A genomic window from Thiomonas arsenitoxydans includes:
- a CDS encoding serine aminopeptidase domain-containing protein has product MRLFNGNRELVGLYLEPAEDAQPQQHAVLLCNPFGQEGIRAHRLYRVMGERLAAAGYHVLRFDYYGSGDSAGSDEEWDVQGSIDDALAALAELLRRSRAPRWSAVGLRLGGTIALEVARLAPTPAQLLMLIEPVLDGSAYLCSLADSSLESLHRGYGVRWPLSARLRDTMLPTPESEALGFYLSPATRSQIDAITPACLETVPASTLRLLSPDSQATRQFLQHAGVTLPPAVEFVDSDARIDWATDSAAATSIVPMHWIRDLLDHLAEGAHA; this is encoded by the coding sequence GTGCGTCTTTTCAACGGCAACCGCGAGTTGGTTGGCCTCTATCTCGAACCGGCTGAGGATGCACAGCCACAGCAGCATGCCGTATTGCTGTGCAACCCCTTCGGGCAAGAAGGCATACGCGCGCACCGGCTCTACCGGGTGATGGGCGAACGCCTTGCTGCGGCCGGTTATCACGTGCTGCGATTCGACTATTACGGCAGCGGCGACTCGGCCGGAAGCGATGAGGAGTGGGATGTGCAGGGCAGCATTGACGATGCGCTGGCGGCGCTGGCGGAGTTGCTTCGTCGCAGTCGCGCGCCTCGCTGGTCGGCCGTCGGCCTGCGCCTGGGCGGCACCATCGCCCTGGAAGTGGCGCGGCTGGCGCCCACACCGGCGCAGCTGTTGATGCTCATCGAGCCGGTGCTCGATGGCAGCGCCTATCTGTGCAGCCTGGCCGACTCCAGTCTCGAATCGCTCCACCGGGGCTATGGCGTGCGCTGGCCGCTGAGTGCCCGCCTGCGCGACACCATGCTGCCAACCCCAGAGAGCGAGGCCCTCGGTTTTTACCTCAGCCCTGCAACCCGCAGCCAGATCGACGCCATCACCCCGGCCTGTCTGGAAACCGTTCCGGCCAGCACGCTGCGTCTGCTCTCGCCCGATTCGCAGGCGACTCGACAGTTTCTGCAACACGCTGGCGTAACCCTGCCGCCTGCCGTGGAGTTCGTCGATAGCGACGCCCGGATCGACTGGGCCACCGACAGCGCTGCCGCCACGTCCATCGTCCCCATGCACTGGATACGAGATCTGCTCGACCATCTTGCCGAGGGCGCCCATGCGTGA
- a CDS encoding alpha/beta fold hydrolase, which produces MRETTLTFGPQADLLGTVTFAANDAASPPPFGVLLFNAGVIHRVGAHRVNVKLARALAADGVATLRCDLHGMGDSLRADGRLSYKDQVVADLRAAMDVLQSTTGAQHFALVGFCSGAMPSYWTAQVDPRVSAIVMYDALNFITPLSVLRYLGVRLMRHGYGPKAWAVWTRVGLRGVAAVGAKAARIFARGSRSTTMQASSAASVDEEKVDRRTLGRGLLALAERGVGVMVFSAGTDFSAVNYADQLRDALGLRQARNPRLLFAHLHDIDHAVTTRVAQQQWIDTVQRGLRQLAPLRAQAASPPSASPP; this is translated from the coding sequence ATGCGTGAAACCACACTGACCTTCGGCCCGCAGGCCGATCTGCTGGGTACCGTGACCTTTGCAGCCAACGACGCGGCGTCGCCGCCTCCTTTCGGCGTGCTGCTGTTCAACGCCGGGGTCATCCACCGGGTCGGTGCGCACCGTGTGAACGTCAAACTCGCCCGCGCCCTCGCCGCTGACGGCGTCGCCACCTTGCGTTGCGACTTGCACGGCATGGGCGACAGCCTGCGTGCCGACGGCAGGCTGTCCTACAAAGATCAGGTGGTGGCCGATCTGCGCGCCGCCATGGACGTGCTGCAAAGCACCACGGGCGCACAGCACTTCGCGCTCGTCGGGTTTTGCAGCGGCGCCATGCCCAGCTACTGGACGGCGCAGGTCGACCCGCGAGTGAGTGCCATCGTGATGTACGACGCGCTGAATTTCATCACCCCGCTGAGCGTGTTGCGCTACCTGGGCGTGCGGCTGATGCGCCACGGCTACGGGCCCAAGGCCTGGGCGGTGTGGACGCGCGTGGGTCTGCGTGGCGTGGCCGCAGTGGGCGCCAAGGCTGCGCGAATTTTCGCCAGGGGCTCCCGATCAACCACGATGCAGGCCAGCAGCGCAGCATCGGTTGACGAAGAAAAGGTCGACCGCCGCACCCTGGGCCGGGGCCTGCTTGCGCTGGCCGAGCGCGGCGTCGGGGTGATGGTTTTCAGCGCGGGCACCGATTTCAGCGCGGTGAATTACGCCGATCAGTTGCGCGACGCTCTCGGCCTGCGTCAAGCCCGCAACCCCCGTCTGCTTTTTGCCCACCTGCATGACATCGATCATGCCGTCACCACCCGCGTCGCCCAGCAGCAGTGGATCGACACCGTCCAACGCGGCCTACGGCAACTCGCCCCGCTCAGAGCGCAGGCGGCCTCGCCCCCGTCCGCGTCCCCGCCATGA
- a CDS encoding glycosyltransferase family 2 protein, with the protein MILLVLFWAAALFILYTYVGYPVLIGLLARRRPQLACPLLDNESLPRLTVVMAGYNEAARLPGKVANLRALDYPQDKIDILVVSDGSTDATATVLQGAPGVRTLSYAQRQGKAYALNLALAQVRTEFVVFCDVRRDLEAGSVRRLISDFCDPAVGAVSGELVHRPSSTQTGQNIGLYWRYEKAIRKSESHFHSTVGATGALYAIRTRDFSPIPPDTILDDFEIPMQITRAGKRTLMEPQAHVYDTLQTESAAEQKRKIRTLTGNFQTFSRNFWLFSPMQNPVWFQFLSHKVFRLFVPYALIITLFTSAFIPSAFYRLALLAQLAFYLLAAAGHWAPALRKNKFVSFAHVFFDMNAAAMLALLKFAQGRADAKWEKT; encoded by the coding sequence ATGATCCTGCTTGTTCTGTTCTGGGCCGCCGCCCTGTTCATCCTCTACACCTACGTCGGCTATCCCGTTTTGATCGGCCTGCTGGCCAGGCGGCGCCCGCAGCTTGCCTGCCCCCTGCTCGACAACGAGTCACTTCCCCGCCTCACCGTGGTCATGGCGGGCTATAACGAGGCGGCGCGCCTGCCCGGCAAGGTCGCCAATCTGCGCGCGCTCGACTACCCGCAGGACAAGATCGACATTCTGGTGGTCTCCGACGGATCGACCGACGCCACCGCCACCGTGCTGCAGGGCGCCCCCGGCGTGCGCACCCTCTCTTATGCCCAGCGGCAAGGCAAGGCGTATGCGCTCAACCTGGCGCTCGCTCAGGTGCGGACTGAATTCGTCGTGTTCTGCGACGTGCGCCGGGATCTCGAAGCCGGATCGGTGCGTCGGCTGATTTCCGATTTCTGCGACCCCGCCGTCGGAGCCGTGAGCGGCGAACTGGTTCATCGTCCCAGCAGCACCCAGACCGGGCAGAACATCGGCCTGTACTGGCGCTACGAAAAAGCCATCCGCAAATCCGAAAGCCACTTTCACTCGACCGTGGGCGCAACCGGAGCACTCTACGCCATTCGCACCCGCGACTTCTCCCCCATCCCGCCGGACACCATCCTCGACGACTTCGAGATTCCCATGCAGATCACCCGCGCGGGCAAACGAACCCTGATGGAACCCCAGGCCCACGTCTACGACACCCTGCAAACCGAGTCCGCCGCGGAACAAAAACGCAAGATTCGAACCCTCACAGGCAATTTCCAGACCTTTTCGAGAAATTTTTGGCTGTTCAGCCCCATGCAGAACCCGGTATGGTTCCAGTTCCTGTCCCACAAGGTTTTCCGGCTCTTCGTGCCCTACGCCCTCATCATCACCCTGTTCACCAGCGCCTTCATCCCGTCGGCGTTTTACCGCCTTGCGCTGCTGGCGCAGCTTGCGTTTTACCTGCTGGCCGCCGCCGGACACTGGGCGCCCGCACTGCGCAAAAACAAATTCGTCAGCTTTGCCCATGTGTTTTTCGACATGAATGCCGCCGCCATGCTGGCCCTGCTGAAATTCGCCCAGGGCCGCGCCGACGCCAAGTGGGAAAAAACATGA
- a CDS encoding polysaccharide deacetylase family protein: MKRLSILMYHGLYATEAQSLAIDPIDRPYALSTETFARQLDLLAAAHIPVIHPHALEQTGAPMPGGVLLTFDDGHASNAELALPLLKQRGLSALFFVTTDFIGQRAGFCTWDQVRQLAQQGMTVGGHGHTHRFLSDLPDDALKSELQQSHTRLENELQIKVGQMSFPGGRYDDRCLRLAQDVGYTVLHGSAIGTLSTRPIASTRPLPRLAIRAGTTDGTFMAYARADAATLLRAQTISLAKTGAKRLIGNARYHQLYARVKGVPHQQP; encoded by the coding sequence ATGAAGCGCCTGAGCATTCTGATGTACCACGGGCTTTACGCCACCGAGGCGCAGAGCCTGGCCATCGACCCGATAGACCGTCCCTATGCCCTCTCCACGGAGACGTTTGCCAGACAGCTCGATCTGCTGGCCGCAGCCCACATTCCAGTCATCCACCCGCACGCTCTCGAGCAAACCGGTGCGCCCATGCCGGGCGGCGTGCTACTCACCTTCGACGACGGCCACGCCAGCAATGCTGAACTCGCCCTGCCCTTGCTCAAGCAACGCGGTCTGAGCGCGCTGTTTTTTGTCACCACCGACTTCATCGGTCAGCGCGCCGGTTTTTGCACCTGGGATCAGGTTCGCCAGCTCGCGCAACAAGGCATGACGGTGGGCGGGCATGGACACACTCACCGCTTTCTCAGCGACCTGCCAGACGACGCGCTCAAAAGCGAGCTGCAGCAATCGCATACCCGCCTCGAAAATGAGCTGCAGATAAAGGTCGGGCAAATGTCCTTCCCCGGGGGGCGTTACGACGATCGCTGCCTGCGGCTGGCGCAAGACGTGGGCTATACCGTCCTTCACGGATCGGCCATTGGCACCCTGAGCACTCGCCCGATTGCCTCAACGCGCCCCCTGCCCCGCCTGGCCATCCGCGCCGGAACGACAGACGGCACTTTCATGGCCTATGCCCGGGCCGACGCGGCGACCTTGCTTCGCGCCCAGACTATTTCGCTCGCGAAAACAGGGGCGAAACGCCTCATTGGCAACGCGCGCTATCACCAACTCTATGCACGCGTCAAAGGCGTGCCACACCAGCAGCCATGA
- a CDS encoding O-antigen ligase family protein, translating to MSVTTPHPRQKPGGLNNRRPASVPSVENPAENPVENANWAGKELYSILRLLAVPALFVLSIIVFKLHPGKIGLYGFALVFGLLLLIQLRKGPEPLLALVIIYYPLSKLYPVLIAPGINGTNLLELFLISFWVIHAYKNQRKMFNPLPFTRLVGIWFFLSVISVFTAIYHIGLHPFIWNYLLSARGFFDQFIIFFLVVNLIQDKNMARRLIVYMMFSAAVIFLYGIHEWWLTRGASSIEKSRLLGPIGQPNEFAAQIIYSLAPLLAYGAYYFPRWKSWRLAPIVLIGLKVLLAAFSRGAYLAFAMELATLSFVKSKKFLVLVLLVIGTIYFFIPALVPNSMKARVAQTYQDHEVDSKIDKSADSRFLLWDAAIQMAKEDPIFGKGFDQFHSLVPSYVPGFYEGSTGDATDNQNMFLYAASNMGVPSLITLLLIIGALAFRGWSIYKKSTIDIDRIIGLGAVTLVAGLVAVNMFGTHIIDTSVDVFLWIYIAIVAHLFDPKQLISAKNRNG from the coding sequence ATGAGCGTGACCACCCCGCACCCACGCCAAAAACCTGGGGGATTGAACAACAGGCGGCCCGCTTCAGTCCCATCGGTTGAAAATCCGGCTGAAAACCCGGTTGAAAATGCGAACTGGGCTGGCAAGGAGCTGTACTCCATACTTCGACTGCTCGCCGTACCCGCTTTATTTGTTCTCAGCATCATCGTTTTCAAACTCCATCCAGGGAAAATTGGCCTCTACGGTTTTGCCTTGGTCTTTGGGCTGCTCCTGCTGATTCAATTGCGCAAAGGTCCAGAGCCTCTGCTTGCACTGGTCATCATTTATTACCCTTTAAGCAAACTCTACCCAGTTCTGATTGCACCCGGCATCAACGGCACTAATTTGCTGGAATTGTTTTTGATTTCATTCTGGGTCATCCATGCCTATAAAAATCAAAGGAAGATGTTCAACCCCTTGCCGTTCACGCGATTGGTAGGCATCTGGTTTTTCCTGAGCGTTATTTCTGTTTTTACAGCAATTTATCATATTGGGCTGCATCCATTCATCTGGAACTATCTTTTGTCGGCTCGGGGATTTTTCGACCAGTTTATTATTTTCTTTCTGGTCGTCAACCTGATCCAAGATAAGAATATGGCTAGACGACTCATCGTCTATATGATGTTTTCCGCAGCTGTCATTTTTCTTTACGGCATACACGAATGGTGGCTTACCCGCGGTGCAAGCAGCATCGAAAAATCGCGGCTGCTAGGCCCCATTGGGCAGCCGAACGAATTCGCAGCGCAAATTATCTATTCTCTTGCGCCCTTGCTAGCCTATGGGGCCTATTATTTCCCGCGCTGGAAATCGTGGCGCTTGGCGCCCATCGTCTTGATTGGCCTGAAAGTATTGCTGGCGGCCTTTTCTCGCGGCGCTTATCTGGCTTTCGCGATGGAGCTTGCCACGCTTTCATTCGTCAAAAGCAAAAAGTTCTTGGTTCTGGTCTTGCTCGTCATTGGAACAATTTACTTTTTCATTCCCGCCTTGGTGCCCAATTCGATGAAGGCCCGAGTAGCTCAAACCTATCAGGATCACGAAGTTGATTCAAAAATCGACAAGAGTGCAGACTCACGATTTTTACTTTGGGACGCAGCCATTCAGATGGCGAAGGAAGACCCAATTTTCGGCAAGGGGTTCGATCAGTTTCACAGCTTGGTGCCCAGCTATGTTCCAGGATTCTATGAAGGGTCGACCGGAGATGCTACGGACAATCAGAATATGTTTTTGTATGCGGCCTCCAATATGGGCGTGCCCAGCCTGATCACGCTCCTTCTGATTATTGGAGCACTCGCTTTTCGTGGTTGGTCTATTTATAAAAAGAGCACCATAGATATCGACCGCATCATTGGTTTAGGTGCGGTAACGCTGGTAGCAGGATTGGTTGCGGTAAATATGTTCGGGACGCATATTATAGATACCTCGGTCGATGTGTTTCTATGGATTTATATTGCCATCGTGGCCCATCTGTTTGATCCGAAACAACTTATCAGCGCCAAAAACAGAAATGGATAA
- a CDS encoding glycosyltransferase yields the protein MDNRDKTSQHIVHMIDELPRDGAEMLLVDLMRLRIPGYRYTIVCLIKGGPLEQEFEKLGVPVVIFGRKGKLDFGLVFRVASWLGRERVAVVHTHLFTADTYGRLAARLAGVPAVFSTVHNIVNPWKGSGRKLIDRLFARLSTAVVGCSEEVTQTLASRDKIPADKLVSIPNGIDLQKFSSFSGAGVRSEFGLPEDRPLIGIVGRLHEQKAHGDLFRALTELPQVRDKQLNCLVIGTGDLQDTLKQQVKALGLEDCVIFTGMRTDVPRLVAAMDVFVMSSHWEGLPIALLEAMASSKAVLCTRVGGIPDVVIDGDNGLVVEPRDVPQFAKRLDDLLQDPALRARLGQRARETVIARFDVSRTAAAYNRLHQQALGLSSEPQPARVAPAE from the coding sequence ATGGATAACCGCGATAAAACCTCTCAGCACATCGTCCACATGATCGACGAACTGCCGCGCGACGGTGCGGAAATGCTGCTGGTCGATTTGATGCGCCTGCGCATACCGGGCTACCGCTACACCATCGTCTGCCTGATCAAGGGAGGCCCTCTAGAACAGGAGTTTGAAAAACTCGGCGTTCCAGTCGTGATCTTTGGCCGCAAAGGCAAGCTGGATTTTGGCTTGGTCTTCCGCGTGGCTTCGTGGCTTGGGCGCGAACGTGTTGCGGTCGTGCATACACATCTGTTCACCGCCGATACTTATGGCCGTCTGGCTGCGCGCTTGGCCGGCGTTCCGGCGGTGTTTTCGACTGTGCACAACATCGTCAACCCGTGGAAAGGGTCGGGCCGCAAGCTGATCGACCGTTTGTTCGCGCGATTGAGTACCGCTGTAGTCGGTTGCAGTGAAGAGGTCACGCAAACGCTGGCCTCACGCGACAAAATACCCGCCGACAAGCTGGTCTCCATTCCGAATGGCATTGACCTGCAGAAATTCTCCAGCTTTTCGGGAGCGGGCGTCCGAAGTGAATTCGGGCTTCCAGAAGATCGCCCCCTGATCGGCATCGTGGGCCGCTTGCACGAACAAAAGGCACACGGTGATCTGTTCCGTGCGCTGACCGAACTTCCCCAGGTGCGTGACAAACAATTGAATTGCCTGGTGATCGGCACGGGCGACCTTCAAGACACGCTCAAGCAGCAGGTCAAGGCTCTCGGGCTGGAAGACTGTGTGATTTTCACCGGCATGCGAACCGATGTGCCCCGCCTGGTGGCGGCCATGGATGTGTTCGTGATGTCCTCGCATTGGGAGGGTTTGCCCATTGCCCTGCTGGAGGCGATGGCGAGTTCCAAGGCGGTTCTGTGTACCCGAGTGGGCGGCATTCCCGATGTCGTCATCGACGGGGATAATGGCCTGGTGGTCGAGCCGCGCGACGTGCCGCAATTTGCCAAACGCCTGGACGACTTGCTGCAAGACCCTGCTTTGCGCGCCCGTCTGGGACAGCGGGCACGGGAAACCGTGATCGCGCGTTTCGACGTGTCGCGAACCGCCGCGGCCTACAACCGTCTCCATCAGCAAGCGCTGGGCCTGTCGTCAGAGCCTCAACCGGCGCGAGTCGCCCCTGCGGAGTAA
- a CDS encoding polysaccharide deacetylase family protein, with translation MRRLLATALLPYAQLRNTLSPGLRVLMYHRVAHLAAYDQLTVSPARFAQQMQELSSHKVVSLEDGLRAIQAGPLRKPLFAVTFDDGYLDNLTEALPILQRYRIPATIFVTTQFCDQALSHPRYGSQPTERLHLNWDEVIALARSPGITIGSHTRTHPYLPTISDALAQQEIATSRSEIAAHLQQPVQYFCYPSGDLSPRELQLVRQAGYAAAVSVAPGVNRRDADLFQLKRTEITDRDDVSQFRLKIAGAFDPIHRLLHARRTRRFAQKHLKPSASFEATTL, from the coding sequence ATGCGCCGTCTGCTTGCCACTGCCTTGCTGCCTTACGCCCAGCTTCGCAACACCCTGAGCCCGGGTCTTCGCGTGCTGATGTATCACCGTGTCGCGCATTTGGCCGCCTATGACCAACTCACAGTATCGCCCGCGCGTTTTGCCCAGCAGATGCAAGAGTTGTCTTCGCACAAAGTGGTCAGCCTCGAAGACGGGTTGCGGGCGATTCAGGCCGGGCCCTTGCGCAAACCGCTGTTCGCCGTGACCTTCGACGACGGCTATCTCGACAACCTGACCGAGGCCTTGCCCATCCTGCAGCGCTATCGTATTCCGGCGACTATTTTTGTGACCACCCAGTTCTGCGATCAGGCGCTCAGCCACCCCCGCTACGGCAGTCAGCCGACCGAGCGGCTGCACCTCAACTGGGACGAAGTGATTGCCCTCGCCCGGTCTCCCGGTATCACCATCGGCTCGCACACCCGCACCCACCCCTACCTGCCAACCATCAGCGATGCGCTGGCGCAACAGGAAATCGCTACCAGCCGAAGCGAAATCGCCGCCCATCTGCAGCAACCCGTTCAGTATTTCTGTTACCCCTCGGGCGATTTGAGCCCGCGCGAACTTCAACTGGTGCGACAAGCCGGTTATGCCGCTGCCGTCAGCGTGGCGCCGGGGGTCAATCGGCGTGATGCCGATCTGTTCCAGCTCAAACGCACCGAAATCACCGACCGCGATGATGTGTCGCAATTCCGCCTGAAAATCGCTGGCGCATTCGATCCGATTCATCGCCTGCTGCATGCGCGTCGCACCCGCCGATTCGCTCAGAAACACCTCAAACCCAGCGCCTCGTTCGAGGCCACAACGCTATGA
- a CDS encoding glycosyltransferase family 4 protein gives MKILYLMTEPFGIGGVQSDVLTLTEDLTARGHIVYVATTDGVLLKELIGKGAIHIDIDFHFSAASQFVRALKQLREVVKREGIELVAPQSVRSSMVAYAALRLTPYGYRVASTSRRVPIVTTIHNIHNPKNFKWAGRILRQSADFIIFESNYERNRLLANGLPPEQSTVIHSGIDLDRFSTATRTADFARQYGLEPGKHLIFGIVARLSEEKGHNYLVDAFAKVVQRKPETRLLIVGDGPLLDQTKAQVARLGLQNTVIFAGMQRDIPSHLALLDVFVLSSTRESFPLSAREAMAAGRCVIAPRIGGCGEVVEDGVTGLLFTAADVDDLAAKMLTLSERDTVAAMGRAGRQRAERLFSRHVWVDGDEKVYLDWAGMTSPSTASVALS, from the coding sequence ATGAAAATCCTGTACTTGATGACTGAGCCCTTCGGCATCGGCGGCGTGCAGTCCGACGTGCTGACCCTGACGGAAGACCTCACCGCCAGGGGCCATATCGTGTATGTGGCCACCACAGACGGCGTGCTGCTCAAAGAGCTGATCGGCAAAGGTGCCATTCATATCGATATCGACTTTCATTTCAGCGCAGCCTCGCAGTTCGTTCGAGCCCTCAAACAGCTGCGAGAGGTCGTCAAGCGCGAGGGCATCGAACTCGTCGCGCCGCAATCGGTGCGCTCTTCCATGGTGGCCTACGCCGCACTGCGACTCACCCCCTACGGCTACCGGGTCGCGAGCACGTCTCGCCGCGTGCCCATCGTGACCACCATCCACAACATTCACAATCCCAAGAATTTCAAGTGGGCAGGTCGCATCCTGCGGCAAAGCGCGGACTTCATCATTTTCGAGTCGAACTACGAGCGCAACCGCCTGCTCGCCAACGGCCTGCCCCCCGAGCAGTCCACCGTCATTCACAGCGGCATCGATCTCGATCGATTTTCCACGGCCACCCGAACCGCCGATTTCGCCCGCCAGTATGGGCTGGAACCGGGCAAGCATCTGATATTCGGCATCGTGGCCCGCCTGTCCGAAGAAAAGGGCCACAACTATCTGGTCGATGCCTTCGCCAAAGTCGTGCAGCGCAAACCCGAAACCCGCCTGCTGATCGTGGGTGACGGGCCGCTACTTGATCAAACCAAGGCGCAGGTCGCCCGCCTCGGCTTGCAGAACACTGTGATTTTCGCCGGCATGCAGCGCGACATTCCCTCCCACCTCGCCCTGCTCGACGTCTTTGTGCTGTCCTCAACGCGCGAGTCATTCCCGCTGTCCGCGCGTGAAGCCATGGCGGCCGGCCGCTGCGTGATTGCGCCGCGCATCGGCGGCTGCGGCGAAGTGGTCGAAGACGGCGTCACCGGCTTGCTGTTCACCGCGGCAGACGTCGACGATCTGGCTGCAAAAATGCTCACCCTCAGCGAGCGAGACACGGTGGCCGCCATGGGCCGCGCCGGGCGCCAACGCGCGGAACGTCTTTTTTCACGCCACGTCTGGGTGGACGGGGACGAAAAGGTTTACCTTGACTGGGCTGGAATGACCTCCCCCTCCACGGCCTCTGTGGCCCTGTCCTGA